A genomic region of Thunnus maccoyii chromosome 13, fThuMac1.1, whole genome shotgun sequence contains the following coding sequences:
- the LOC121910743 gene encoding reticulon-4 receptor-like 1 codes for MFRRGYGGVELLLVLCGLDLSLPCPRHCICYTSPSTVSCQAHNFHAVPEGIPAQSERVFLQNNKIQRLLRGHFSPTTTMLWLYSNNISYIQPSTFHGFDRLEELDLGDNKHLKAIASDTFQGLGRLHALHLYHCGLISLPPGIFAGLHNLQYLYLQDNQLEFLEDDLFIDLLNLSHLFLHGNRLWSLRQNTFRGLGVLDRLLLHQNRIQWIDRQAFHDLRRLTTLYLFNNSLTELSGASLTLLSALEYLRLNDNPWECDCKALSLWDWLRRFRGSTSSLICVSPPELAGKDLKAVKKEELPSCLSGEGHARGAPGEETDHGESLNHLNRHRSHHNHHQRPYLPHGDQYNLPSPSPLPRPPKGGRRNCTRRGRKAKGGLNEVQVLREGVEKDYSPDGGKYDLSVTSRRKNKCIPRTSVGPPSGVQRANNKAGSRFADSIFCFVSALLLSLISVILR; via the exons GTTATGGTGGGGTGGAGTTACTGTTGGTGCTGTGTGGCCTGGATCTCTCTCTGCCTTGCCCTCGCCACTGCATCTGCTACACTTCACCTAGCACCGTCTCCTGCCAAGCCCACAACTTCCATGCCGTGCCCGAGGGCATCCCCGCCCAGAGCGAGCGCGTCTTCCTGCAGAACAACAAGATCCAGCGGCTGCTTCGCGGCCACTTCTCgcccaccaccaccatgttGTGGCTTTACTCCAACAACATCTCCTACATACAGCCATCCACCTTCCACGGCTTTGACCGCCTGGAGGAGCTTGACCTCGGGGACAACAAGCACCTGAAGGCCATCGCTTCAGATACCTTCCAGGGCCTGGGCCGGCTACATGCCCTGCACCTATATCACTGTGGCCTGATCAGCCTGCCTCCAGGGATCTTTGCAGGTCTCCATAATCTCCAGTATCTCTACCTACAG GACAACCAGTTAGAGTTCCTGGAGGACGATCTGTTCATTGACCTGCTGAACCTCAGTCATCTCTTCCTGCATGGCAACCGACTGTGGAGTCTTCGCCAGAACACTTTTCGTGGTCTGGGGGTCTTAGACCGCCTGCTTCTCCACCAGAACCGAATCCAGTGGATTGACCGCCAGGCTTTCCATGACCTGCGGCGCCTCACCACCCTGTACCTGTTCAATAACTCCCTGACTGAGCTATCTGGCGCCAGCCTCACCCTGCTGTCGGCTCTGGAGTACCTTCGACTTAATGACAACCCCTGGGAGTGTGACTGCAAGGCCCTGTCACTTTGGGATTGGCTGCGGAGGTTCAGAGGCTCCACCTCTTCACTTATATGTGTTTCACCACCAGAGCTGGCGGGGAAGGACCTCAAAGCAGTGAAGAAAGAGGAGCTTCCCAGTTGCTTATCAGGTGAGGGTCATGCACGAGGTGCCCCAGGTGAGGAGACGGATCACGGGGAGTCTTTAAACCACCTGAATCGCCACCGAAGCCATCACAACCACCATCAGCGGCCGTACTTGCCCCACGGGGATCAGTACAACTTGCCCTCCCCCTCACCCCTGCCGCGGCCACCCAAAGGAGGCCGTAGAAACTGTACCCGCCGGGGCCGCAAGGCAAAAGGGGGGCTCAATGAGGTGCAGGTACTACGGGAGGGGGTTGAGAAAGACTATTCTCCAGATGGAGGTAAATATGACCTGTCTGTGACTTCAAGAAGGAAGAACAAGTGCATCCCTAGAACTTCGGTCGGCCCACCGAGTGGGGTCCAGAGAGCTAATAATAAAGCAGGGTCACGCTTTGCAGATTCTATTTTCTGCTTCGtatcagctctgctgctgtcactcaTCTCTGTGATCCTACGCTGA